GCCCAGGAGGAAAAGGCCGGTAAATAAGACGGATTTGAGTCCGTTACGAGAGGTAGACATTATGTTGTAAAATACGATTCAATCCAATCAGCACTAATTCCGGAACTACAAAGATGGGAGGTTTCAGGCTACTTTCAAAAAAAGGAGCATCCCCCCCACAGATTAACACCTTTACGTTGGGGTGTTCCCGGCGGTGTGCGTCCATAATCCCGTTTAATTCAGCCCGTAACCCGTTGATGACACCCGCCTGCATAGCCTGCCGGGTATTTTTCCCGAACAACGTAGGCCGGGGTTCCTCGGGTTCAACCAACGGCAGTCTTTCTGTAAACGAATGCATGGCCCGGAATCGCATACGAAAGCCGGGAGAAATCATCCCGCCGTGAAAAACAAAATCCGCATCGACGTAATCGTAAGTAATGCACGTTCCCATGTCGATCACCAGACAATCGTCATCCGGAAAGCGAACCTTTGCCCCCACGGCGGCCGCAATCCGGTCCGTACCAAGGGTATTGGGGGTATCATACCGTTTCTCCATCGGCAACGGAGTATAACCGGTAACCGTCAGCCAGTACGTTTCCGGTTTGAGCGGAAGCTGTTCCCGCAACTGCTCCGCCGGACGGCTGGTCGACGAAATAACGACGGCATCCGGCGGCTGCTCCCGGACCCGCTGCTGCAGGTCTTCAATGGATAGATGGGGATACCCTTCGATCAATTCTCCGTTTTCAAAAAAGCCGGCTTTAATTGCGCTGTTCCCCCAGTCGATGGCAATGTTCATTGATGCAAAAATTGCAAATAGAGGGCAGATTCCTCAATTTTGGGTGTTAAAAATGCTTAAAATGCAGCATGGAATCACTGGAATTATGGCTTAAGCAGGAGTTATTGGGCAATTCTGTTGGAAATCTGCTGGTCTTTGCCATCCTTATCTTACTGGCGCTGGTGCTGAAACGGGTGTTGTCGATGCTGCTGAGCCGTTTTTTTTACCGATTGGTAAAGCCCGATTCCGGTGCGATTCCCGTCAGCGACTTCATCCGGCTGATGCGGCAGCCCATCGAGTTTCTGATTCTGCTGCTCATGCTTTTTCTGGCCTTCAATCGCCTGGCTGTCCCCAACGAATGGGGCCTGGCTCCGCCGACGGAATTTGGCTACCGCTTCGTCCTGATCCGGTTGTACCAGACCGTCCTGATGCTTACGCTGTCCTGGATTGCCATTCGGTTTGTCAAATTCGTGGGGCTGATCTTCCAGAAACGAGCTGAACTGACCGAAACCAAACTCGACGACCAACTGGTGCCGTTTGTTCGCGATCTGATGATTATGGCGGTGTCGGCCATCACCTTTTTTGCTACCCTCAGCATCGTCTTCGACGTTAACGTCATTGCCCTTGTCACCAGTTTGGGGATCGGTGGTCTGGCCATTGCCCTGGCGGCCCGCGAAACCCTCGAAAATCTGTTTGCTTCCTTCGCCATTTTGCTCGACCGCCCGTTCATTACAGGTGACACCGTTACCGCCGGAACCGGCCCGAACCAGGTTACGGGAACCGTTGAAAAAATCGGTTTTCGCAGCACCCGGCTACGAACCGACGACGGCAGCCAGATTGCCGTTCCAAACCGGCTCATGATCTCGCAATCACTCGACAACATGACCCAGCGCAGCCAGCGCCGGGCGAAGTATTTCCTACGGCTTACGCTCGACACCCCCGCGGAGACGCTCCGGGCCATCGTCGACGACATTCGTCAGTATCTTGACAGCCAGCCCGAAACCAGCCAGAGCCCGGCGCTCATTCAGTTCGATGCGTTCGGGGAAAGTTCACTCGATATCCTGGTTCAGTTTTACGTAGCGACCGGCGACTGGCGGGAATTCAACAAGATTAAGGAGACCGTGAACTATCGATTGCTGGAGATTGTTAAGTCTCATAGCGGGGAGTTTGCCCTCCCATCGCGAACGTTGTATTTGAGACCGCAGACCTAGTATCCGCTCGATCATTAGTGAGGAAAATACTCACTGATTTTAATTATTCGTCAAAACATTTGCAGGTTTTGCGCGTTCTTATTGACAAAGCGGGATTAATATCTTAACATTGTGGTCACATAGGTTCTGACACCGTTTCTCGGGTGTTCTGCCTTTTATCCATGTAATCTGAGGCTGCCAGCCAAATTCACCTGACCAGACTGTCCTGTTAAACCGCACACGCATTCGCGTTGTTGTGTCTGTATACCGAAACAGTTGCCGCAAGTGTATAGGTCATGCAAATCATCTGACTTGTAGTTATCGAAAACATTTAAGCACTATTTTCCCCGTTTGGATTCATTCATCCCCGTTCGCCGTAACGACGATTCAACTAGCGACATTATCTCACACTTATCAAGTAAAGCCCTCTTTGCTTACTCTGGCTTTTTATGTATAATAAGGAAGAACTCGAACTGAAACTCTTATCAGAATTGAGAGTGATTGCTGAATCGTTCAGCATTCGCGACATTAGTAAATTGAACAAAAAGGAGCTGGTTTACAAAATATTGGATCAGCAAGCCTTGCTACCGGATCCGGTACCGGCTGCTGCAGAAAATGCCGAGCCCGGCGCTGTGGCTGCTCCGGCAGCGCGCAAAGGGCGCCGTACCCGGCAGGAACCGGCACCAGTGGTAGCCGAAGCAACACCGGAACCGGTAGCATCCCAGGAAGTTGCTCCACCAGCATCGGCTCCAGCCCCTGAACAACCCGAAGCACCGGCTCCGGCCCC
This Larkinella insperata DNA region includes the following protein-coding sequences:
- a CDS encoding type III pantothenate kinase, yielding MNIAIDWGNSAIKAGFFENGELIEGYPHLSIEDLQQRVREQPPDAVVISSTSRPAEQLREQLPLKPETYWLTVTGYTPLPMEKRYDTPNTLGTDRIAAAVGAKVRFPDDDCLVIDMGTCITYDYVDADFVFHGGMISPGFRMRFRAMHSFTERLPLVEPEEPRPTLFGKNTRQAMQAGVINGLRAELNGIMDAHRREHPNVKVLICGGDAPFFESSLKPPIFVVPELVLIGLNRILQHNVYLS
- a CDS encoding mechanosensitive ion channel family protein, which encodes MESLELWLKQELLGNSVGNLLVFAILILLALVLKRVLSMLLSRFFYRLVKPDSGAIPVSDFIRLMRQPIEFLILLLMLFLAFNRLAVPNEWGLAPPTEFGYRFVLIRLYQTVLMLTLSWIAIRFVKFVGLIFQKRAELTETKLDDQLVPFVRDLMIMAVSAITFFATLSIVFDVNVIALVTSLGIGGLAIALAARETLENLFASFAILLDRPFITGDTVTAGTGPNQVTGTVEKIGFRSTRLRTDDGSQIAVPNRLMISQSLDNMTQRSQRRAKYFLRLTLDTPAETLRAIVDDIRQYLDSQPETSQSPALIQFDAFGESSLDILVQFYVATGDWREFNKIKETVNYRLLEIVKSHSGEFALPSRTLYLRPQT